The following coding sequences lie in one Oncorhynchus gorbuscha isolate QuinsamMale2020 ecotype Even-year linkage group LG10, OgorEven_v1.0, whole genome shotgun sequence genomic window:
- the igfbp6b gene encoding insulin-like growth factor-binding protein 6b, which yields MPLLSNLTTIVLLLIAHCGSWILANRLGPYKGCPSCRESLGAGRAPRDHIGQAGSTSMLAQGEPCGVYTMSCAKGLRCVPPPQEHSPLQALLQGRGFCTKHSRTSPTERPHPTGPHPSQSGEIEKAPCRKLLNGVLRGIELTIFQSDRDIYIPNCDTRGFYRKKQCRSSKGMQRGHCWCVDELGTALPSRASEDGTLPCDGE from the exons ATGCCTCTCCTTTCTAACTTAACGACTATTGTCTTGTTGCTGATTGCCCACTGCGGATCTTGGATTCTGGCTAACCGCTTGGGCCCCTACAAGGGTTGTCCCTCTTGTAGAGAATCTTTGGGGGCAGGTCGGGCCCCCCGGGACCATATTGGACAAGCAGGCAGCACATCCATGTTGGCCCAGGGAGAGCCCTGTGGTGTGTACACCATGAGCTGTGCCAAGGGGCTGCGCTGCGTGCCCCCTCCTCAGGAACACAGCCCACTCCAGGCGCTGCTGCAGGGCAGGGGCTTCTGCACCAAGCACAGCAGGACCAGTCCCACGGAGAGGCCCCACCCCACAG GTCCACATCCTTCACAAAGTGGTGAAATAGAAAAG GCACCCTGCCGCAAGCTGCTCAATGGTGTTCTGCGGGGTATTGAGCTCACTATCTTTCAGTCTGATCGTGACATCTATATCCCCAACTGTGACACTCGGGGCTTCTACAGGAAAAAGCAG TGTCGCTCCTCCAAGGGTATGCAGCGTGGCCACTGTTGGTGTGTGGATGAGCTGGGTACTGCCTTGCCCTCACGTGCCAGCGAAGACGGCACTTTACCATgcgatggagagtga